In a genomic window of Thermoproteus tenax Kra 1:
- a CDS encoding DUF981 family protein: protein MPLFIDPLDSWLDLLGTTSLLAAYWIYVNLVSKTPSSGKASLNRSIGYFYLAVGIYALSSGLWALATWPFPSSYNLIFSDAWPIFGVALIILGLFNLTYTAEAQGEGEQLRLRGALVGIAALSLIPLIYGVDIWVYGLTNEPALAGLMFFSIGLAGVLSPALTLKSVGKSMAYLLMFLLVVAGIIALLIGVEAIFIHTAAWRTWAPWYGTSK, encoded by the coding sequence ATGCCTCTGTTTATAGACCCCCTTGACTCGTGGCTAGATCTATTAGGAACTACGTCGTTGCTCGCAGCCTACTGGATTTACGTTAATCTAGTCTCCAAAACGCCGAGCAGCGGCAAGGCCTCTCTCAATAGATCTATTGGCTATTTCTATTTAGCAGTGGGCATATACGCACTATCGAGCGGCTTGTGGGCTCTTGCCACATGGCCTTTCCCGAGTTCGTATAATCTCATCTTCTCAGATGCGTGGCCCATCTTCGGCGTAGCGCTCATCATATTGGGCCTCTTCAATTTGACGTATACGGCTGAAGCTCAGGGGGAGGGCGAACAACTCCGCCTGAGGGGGGCGCTCGTTGGCATAGCGGCGCTCTCCTTAATCCCGCTCATCTATGGAGTAGATATATGGGTCTATGGGCTGACGAACGAGCCAGCGCTTGCAGGCTTGATGTTCTTTTCAATAGGTCTGGCGGGCGTCTTAAGCCCAGCGCTGACTCTGAAGAGCGTGGGCAAAAGCATGGCGTACCTCCTTATGTTTCTATTGGTAGTTGCTGGCATAATCGCGTTGCTCATAGGCGTAGAGGCCATATTTATCCACACGGCCGCGTGGAGAACCTGGGCGCCCTGGTACGGCACCTCTAAATAA
- the thiI gene encoding tRNA uracil 4-sulfurtransferase ThiI, whose product MPGLISDLIFLVGDFIVVVIVRYGELAIKRGSTRREMEELLIRAIREATSECGTSTMRREPGRIFIYSENDECVAARAARVFGVVSASPAHETTFDSLEELARWAAGLWAKEVAGRKFAVRAHRVGVHNFTSRDVAARVGALLAEAGGKVDLERPDVELYIEVRANRAYAFDKEYRGPGGLPLGSEGKVLALVSGGIDSPVAAWYIMRRGAYADILHCNLGGSLALSATLKVIERLLEWSYGYNARVYVADCAKIADSIRRNIDSHLWSIAFKRALYRLAEVIARRAKAQAIVTGESLGQVSSQTLQALSAVEKDIDMPVLRPLIGLDKEEIVEAAKRIGTYELSTQVPEYCAIFSREPRRWASTAEIEAIDLALWDIIQATATEAKVYKKTELREVATSLSSEAHSVVIDQPPPGAVIVDLRDEESYAKWHLPGAVRVDVDKVFDFVEKMGRDNVYVFYCYTGGLSADVAERLRKSGYKAYSLLRKS is encoded by the coding sequence ATGCCCGGTCTAATAAGCGATTTAATATTTTTGGTCGGAGACTTCATCGTGGTAGTAATTGTGCGTTACGGCGAATTGGCGATCAAGAGAGGATCTACTAGGAGGGAGATGGAAGAGCTACTTATCAGAGCCATTAGAGAGGCGACGTCCGAATGCGGGACGTCCACGATGAGGAGGGAGCCCGGCCGTATATTTATCTATAGCGAGAACGACGAGTGTGTAGCCGCGAGGGCCGCCCGCGTGTTTGGAGTCGTGTCGGCAAGCCCTGCCCATGAGACTACGTTCGACAGCCTAGAGGAGTTGGCCAGATGGGCCGCTGGACTGTGGGCCAAGGAGGTAGCCGGGAGGAAGTTCGCCGTGAGAGCTCACAGAGTAGGAGTCCACAACTTCACTTCGCGAGATGTAGCCGCCAGGGTGGGGGCCCTCTTGGCGGAAGCCGGCGGCAAAGTAGATCTAGAGCGCCCCGATGTGGAGCTCTATATAGAAGTTAGGGCAAATAGGGCGTACGCATTCGATAAAGAGTATCGCGGCCCCGGCGGGCTCCCCCTGGGCTCCGAGGGCAAGGTACTCGCCCTAGTGTCCGGCGGCATCGACTCGCCGGTCGCGGCTTGGTATATAATGAGGCGGGGGGCCTACGCCGACATTCTACACTGCAACCTGGGAGGCTCGCTCGCTCTCTCGGCGACACTTAAGGTGATCGAGAGGCTCCTCGAGTGGTCGTACGGCTACAACGCGAGGGTGTACGTGGCTGACTGCGCTAAGATAGCCGACTCGATAAGGAGAAACATCGACAGCCATCTGTGGTCTATAGCGTTCAAGAGAGCCTTGTACAGGTTGGCAGAGGTTATCGCGAGGAGGGCCAAGGCTCAAGCTATAGTGACGGGCGAGTCCCTGGGCCAAGTCTCCTCGCAGACTCTCCAAGCTCTCTCCGCGGTGGAGAAAGATATAGACATGCCCGTCTTGAGGCCGCTTATAGGCCTGGACAAGGAGGAGATTGTCGAGGCGGCCAAGAGGATAGGGACTTACGAACTCTCGACGCAAGTGCCTGAGTACTGCGCGATATTCTCAAGGGAGCCCAGACGCTGGGCCTCAACCGCCGAAATTGAGGCGATAGACCTCGCTCTGTGGGACATAATACAGGCAACTGCTACGGAGGCGAAGGTCTACAAAAAGACCGAGCTGAGGGAGGTAGCTACATCGTTGTCTTCAGAGGCCCACTCGGTGGTCATAGACCAGCCTCCGCCGGGCGCCGTCATAGTGGATCTGCGCGATGAGGAGTCCTACGCCAAGTGGCATCTGCCCGGCGCAGTGAGAGTAGACGTAGACAAGGTCTTCGACTTCGTGGAGAAGATGGGAAGGGATAACGTTTACGTCTTCTACTGTTATACCGGCGGGTTGAGCGCGGACGTGGCGGAGCGTCTGCGCAAGTCGGGCTATAAGGCATACAGTCTATTGAGAAAATCATAA